A part of Podarcis raffonei isolate rPodRaf1 chromosome 12, rPodRaf1.pri, whole genome shotgun sequence genomic DNA contains:
- the LOC128424285 gene encoding tigger transposable element-derived protein 3-like: MAQKDQVPLDTDSGLDQHPKRVKEEEEPEMYRKRQEVLPPANASPEKGGENGLSPPALGQNHLEPGQPDSRAGSEEGLVMDHRVGCGPSVPAFGICRAPMGEMPHWCLECGKNFAQKAELEKHGLNHTGQCSYICGDCGRSLMEHVALATGQGACLAGNASNHTSCRKRVSPLSSETVVQRKERKELSLQEKVRVLEMLEGPKVSQSELAKRFGVSQPQICRIIKNKERILAEWCKNGNPGRKRKLEEKTMAGEVALLQWFEHRCLSSTPANGMHLQEKAGDLSKMFRRKPELEAGLGWLRGFKARQKAAHGRPLEEKENSEDLEDEGWENNVLRYILNKYDPRDIYACGEAGILFRATPEGLAWDSGEGAKDQLTVLLCTNLDASDKRDALIVGKARRPFGFQGVDREDLLPVTYRADSKAWMTATIFTEWLQKFNEDMKRTDRSVVLFLVPCAAHPDTELSHTKMVFMPPGSSRIHPLEHGLVQNFKCHYRRRMLLRLLAVLDSRSPVPASELSKHLTLLDAVHMIVQAWLDVCPQTITSCFQAAGFGLALRIPAPPMDVVQALGFKDRQQFERFVLVDEELECFGDQEGAEMLQGVQEPACAAAEEEKTTENLPCPSKAEVMESLATLRRYFECHSVSSTVFQTFYKLEDVVHGMSLANMQVLRAKELNKEGL; this comes from the coding sequence GATTGGACCAGCATCCAAAAAGagtgaaggaggaagaggaaccgGAGATGTATCGAAAGAGGCAGGAGGTCTTGCCTCCTGCCAATGCCTCACCTGAAAAAGGTGGAGAGAATGGACTCAGCCCTCCTGCACTTGGGCAAAACCACTTGGAACCAGGGCAGCCTGACTCCAGAGCAGGCAGTGAGGAGGGTCTGGTGATGGACCACAGAGTGGGATGTGGCCCCAGTGTGCCTGCCTTTGGGATCTGCAGAGCTCCGATGGGAGAGATGCCCCACtggtgcttggaatgtgggaagaacttTGCCCAAAAGGCAGAGTTAGAAAAGCACGGTCTGAACCACACTGGGCAATGCTCATACATCTGCGGGGACTGCGGAAGGAGCTTGATGGAGCATGTTGCTCTTGCCACTGGTCAGGGAGCCTGCCTGGCAGGGAATGCCAGCAACCACACCAGCTGCAGGAAGAGGGTTTCACCTCTGTCGAGCGAGACTGTCGTGCAGAGGAAAGAGCGGAAGGAGCTCTCCCTACAAGAGAAGGTCCGGGTGCTGGAGATGCTGGAagggcccaaggtctcccagagCGAACTGGCCAAGAGGTTTGGGGTCTCCCAGCCCCAGATCTGCCGCATCATCAAGAACAAAGAGCGCATCCTGGCCGAGTGGTGCAAGAACGGCAACCCAGGGCGCAAGCGCAAGCTAGAGGAGAAGACCATGGCTGGTGAGGTGGCCCTTCTACAGTGGTTTGAGCACAGGTGTCTGTCCAGCACCCCTGCCAATGGGATGCATTTGCAAGAGAAGGCTGGAGATCTCTCCAAGATGTTCAGGAGGAAGCCAGAGCTGGAGGCAGGCCTGGGTTGGTTGCGTGGTTTCAAAGCTAGGCAGAAAGCGGCGCATGGAAGACctctggaggagaaagagaacagTGAGGATCTGGAGGATGAGGGCTGGGAAAACAATGTCCTGCGATACATTCTAAACAAATACGACCCCCGTGACATCTACGCCTGTGGGGAGGCTGGCATCCTGTTTCGAGCTACCCCAGAAGGCCTAGCTTGGGACAGCGGAGAGGGAGCCAAGGACCAGCTCACTGTCTTGCTCTGCACCAATCTGGATGCTTCAGACAAGAGGGACGCCCTGATCGTCGGCAAGGCACGAAGGCCATTTGGCTTCCAAGGCGTTGACAGGGAGGACCTGTTGCCTGTCACCTACAGAGCTGATAGCAAGGCATGGATGACAGCGACCATCTTCACTGAGTGGCTCCAGAAATTCAACGAGGACATGAAACGAACAGACAGGAGCGTGGTGCTGTTTTTGGTCCCATGTGCGGCGCATCCCGACACTGAGCTCTCTCATACCAAGATGGTTTTCATGCCTCCTGGATCTTCCCGTATCCATCCTCTTGAGCATGGTCTGGTCCAGAACTTCAAATGCCATTACCGGAGGAGGATGCTTCTTCGCCTCCTTGCTGTGCTCGACAGCAGATCCCCTGTTCCTGCAAGCGAACTCTCAAAGCACTTGACTCTTTTGGACGCTGTTCATATGATAGTCCAAGCCTGGTTAGATGTCTGTCCACAGACCATCACAAGCTGTTTCCAAGCTGCGGGCTTTGGCTTGGCTCTCCGCATCCCAGCTCCTCCCATGGACGTGGTCCAAGCCCTGGGGTTCAAGGACCGGCAACAATTTGAACGGTTTGTGCTGGTCGATGAGGAGCTGGAGTGTTTTGGAGACCAGGAGGGTGCTGAAATGCTCCAAGGGGTTCAAGAACCAGCCTGTGCAGCTGCAGAGGAAGAGAAGACGACAGAGAACTTGCCCTGCCCTTCCAAGGCAGAAGTCATGGAGAGTCTGGCCACACTGAGGCGCTATTTTGAGTGCCACTCGGTATCCTCAACCGTCTTCCA